A single genomic interval of Sphingobium sp. EM0848 harbors:
- a CDS encoding aromatic ring-hydroxylating dioxygenase subunit alpha — protein sequence MEAAADGKSSERKITTLGMLNVDLQAAIRRIPAEADAVIEPIGATRTNAIFTGAERFEAEQARIFRRFPVPVTLSALLLEPGMVVAHDGYGIPLLISRTKSGEIKAFINACQHKGAKLIEDCEVHSQSRMTCPYHAWTYGIDGKLIGVARNEAFVGLDKAQRGLAELPAREWGGVVYVQLDGREPDWSQLSDQVAQDFDSLGIAKAHVYGRKSFDLKANWKVVLEPFLEGYHVQRLHAQSIGNQFPDAPNIVTMFGANVRQISGRIGYVPSMLDEDADANIHKLVTHAYTTFPNCVVVTSQYYISVMLLMPRAPDRTVVDYFMLTPEPASTLKAEEVFERSFRLILDVFGNEDFRAAEISQQGLNAGVPKETVYCGLETNIIRYYDAIEALL from the coding sequence ATGGAAGCCGCTGCGGATGGGAAGTCGAGTGAACGAAAGATCACCACGCTTGGCATGCTGAATGTCGATCTTCAGGCTGCCATTCGTCGCATTCCGGCGGAAGCGGACGCCGTGATCGAGCCCATCGGCGCGACGCGGACCAATGCAATCTTTACCGGCGCCGAGCGCTTTGAGGCGGAGCAGGCACGCATCTTCCGCCGTTTCCCCGTGCCCGTGACCTTATCGGCGCTGCTGCTCGAGCCGGGTATGGTTGTTGCGCATGATGGCTATGGTATTCCGTTGCTGATCAGCCGGACAAAGAGTGGCGAAATCAAGGCCTTCATCAACGCCTGCCAGCATAAGGGCGCCAAGCTGATCGAGGATTGCGAGGTCCACAGTCAATCGCGCATGACTTGCCCCTATCATGCCTGGACCTATGGCATTGACGGCAAACTCATCGGTGTGGCGCGCAATGAGGCGTTCGTTGGTCTCGACAAGGCGCAGCGCGGCCTTGCTGAACTGCCCGCGCGTGAATGGGGCGGTGTCGTCTATGTGCAATTGGATGGTCGCGAGCCTGACTGGTCGCAATTGTCGGATCAGGTGGCGCAGGACTTCGACTCGCTCGGCATCGCCAAGGCGCATGTCTATGGCCGCAAGAGCTTCGATCTCAAGGCCAATTGGAAAGTCGTTCTGGAACCGTTTCTGGAAGGCTATCATGTCCAGCGTCTTCACGCACAGTCAATCGGCAATCAATTCCCGGATGCGCCCAATATCGTGACCATGTTCGGAGCGAATGTCCGTCAGATTTCTGGCCGGATCGGTTATGTTCCTTCCATGTTGGATGAGGATGCCGATGCCAATATCCACAAGTTGGTGACGCACGCCTATACGACTTTCCCCAATTGCGTCGTCGTTACCAGCCAATATTATATCAGCGTCATGCTGCTGATGCCGCGGGCACCCGACCGGACTGTGGTCGACTATTTCATGCTGACGCCGGAACCGGCCTCTACGCTCAAGGCGGAGGAAGTGTTCGAGCGGTCCTTCCGCCTGATTCTGGACGTCTTTGGCAATGAGGATTTCCGCGCGGCTGAAATCAGTCAGCAGGGTCTGAACGCCGGTGTGCCGAAAGAGACCGTCTATTGCGGCCTCGAAACCAATATCATCCGTTATTACGACGCGATTGAGGCTTTGCTCTGA
- a CDS encoding enoyl-CoA hydratase-related protein, with protein MTRTPEQTPVIVAIGEKVDRPADPSLALEPVALMAEALRAADADGKGGWLGKIESIELIGLISWKYKNPVGLLCEKLDIAPARQVNASMGGETPIRLIHEAAVRIVKGELTTAAIVGGEATNARNQAKKTKAQLNWTPMASAEEAVQFPMSSYAMSPVAKKLRMRDPAQVYPFYEMATQHAWGQTPAQAQRLSAELWADYARVAADNPSAWIRTAPDATTIAEPTADNRLINWPYPKFMVANPSVNQAAAIIVTSLAAARAARVPEEQIIHIWGGAKAEEPEDYLLRDRYDHSTAQTAALEGALELVGGDAHRFDAMELYSCFPVVPKMALRTLGLEQGAKKPSVAGGLTFFGGPLNNYMSHAVCAMVRQLRAHPGEIGLLYGQGGYVNKHHAMVVSTTPPAEPMRQDYSVQARAEAARDRVPELIENYSGPATIETYTITHGRDGKPMEGMVILRTPEGKRSMARVRADDEETIALLQTTDHSIIGTHGFARVDTFGKPAWSVVDPASRPRKYCTVEREGPLTIVTINRPEAMNALTAEANAELTEVFDAFAADPDQWVAILTGAGDKAFSAGNDLKAMSVTMARGAPLETPLKGFAGLTSRYDLNKPIIAAVNGIAMGGGFEIALACDLIIAADSAVFALPEPKVGVAALAGGLLRLPRQIGLKQAMGMILTGRRVGAGEGQSLGFVNEVVSAAELMAAARRWAGLILECSPMSIRASKEVVQGGLATASLAEADKQQNRGPAVAALFKSADLREGPLAFAQKRKPNWKGR; from the coding sequence ATGACTCGCACGCCGGAACAGACACCCGTCATCGTCGCCATCGGGGAGAAGGTGGACCGCCCCGCCGACCCGTCCCTGGCGCTGGAGCCCGTCGCACTGATGGCGGAGGCGCTCCGCGCCGCCGATGCGGACGGCAAGGGTGGCTGGCTGGGCAAGATCGAATCGATCGAGCTGATCGGCCTCATCAGCTGGAAATATAAGAATCCGGTCGGTCTGCTCTGCGAGAAGCTGGATATCGCTCCCGCGCGGCAGGTCAATGCCAGCATGGGCGGCGAGACGCCGATCCGGTTGATCCACGAAGCGGCGGTGCGGATCGTCAAGGGCGAGCTGACGACCGCCGCCATCGTCGGTGGTGAAGCGACCAACGCGCGCAATCAGGCGAAGAAGACCAAGGCGCAGCTCAACTGGACGCCGATGGCCTCGGCTGAGGAAGCGGTGCAGTTCCCCATGTCCAGCTATGCGATGAGTCCCGTCGCCAAGAAGCTGCGGATGCGCGATCCGGCGCAGGTCTATCCTTTCTACGAGATGGCGACGCAACATGCATGGGGCCAGACCCCGGCGCAGGCGCAGCGCCTGTCGGCGGAGCTGTGGGCGGACTATGCGCGCGTTGCGGCAGACAATCCTTCGGCCTGGATCAGGACCGCGCCCGATGCGACGACGATTGCCGAGCCCACCGCCGACAATCGCCTTATCAACTGGCCCTATCCCAAGTTCATGGTCGCCAATCCGAGCGTGAACCAGGCCGCCGCGATCATCGTCACCAGCCTGGCAGCGGCGCGGGCGGCGCGCGTGCCAGAGGAGCAGATCATCCATATCTGGGGCGGTGCCAAGGCCGAGGAACCGGAAGATTATCTGCTGCGCGACCGCTATGACCATAGCACGGCGCAGACTGCCGCGCTGGAAGGCGCGCTAGAGCTGGTGGGGGGCGATGCCCACCGTTTCGACGCGATGGAACTGTATAGCTGCTTCCCGGTGGTGCCCAAGATGGCGCTGCGCACGCTGGGGCTGGAGCAGGGTGCGAAGAAGCCGAGCGTGGCCGGAGGCCTCACCTTCTTCGGCGGGCCGCTCAACAATTATATGAGCCATGCGGTCTGCGCGATGGTGCGCCAGCTGCGCGCGCATCCGGGCGAGATCGGCCTGCTTTACGGGCAGGGCGGCTATGTGAACAAGCATCACGCGATGGTCGTCAGCACCACGCCGCCGGCCGAGCCGATGCGCCAAGACTATTCGGTGCAGGCCAGGGCGGAAGCGGCGCGCGATCGGGTGCCGGAACTGATTGAAAATTATAGCGGCCCGGCGACGATCGAGACCTATACCATTACCCATGGCCGCGACGGCAAGCCGATGGAAGGCATGGTCATCCTGCGCACGCCCGAGGGCAAGCGCAGCATGGCGCGGGTCCGGGCCGATGATGAAGAGACGATCGCGCTGCTCCAGACCACGGATCACTCGATCATCGGCACCCATGGCTTTGCGCGGGTCGATACGTTCGGCAAGCCCGCCTGGTCGGTCGTCGATCCGGCGAGCCGTCCGCGCAAATATTGCACGGTGGAGCGGGAAGGGCCGCTGACCATCGTGACGATCAACCGGCCGGAGGCGATGAACGCCCTGACGGCGGAGGCCAATGCCGAGCTGACCGAGGTTTTCGACGCCTTCGCCGCCGATCCCGATCAGTGGGTCGCGATCCTGACGGGGGCAGGCGACAAGGCCTTTTCCGCAGGGAATGACCTGAAGGCGATGTCTGTCACCATGGCGCGGGGGGCACCGCTGGAAACGCCGTTGAAGGGCTTTGCGGGGCTTACGTCGCGTTATGACCTCAACAAGCCGATCATCGCTGCGGTGAACGGCATCGCCATGGGCGGCGGGTTCGAGATCGCGCTGGCCTGCGACCTCATCATCGCGGCGGACAGTGCGGTCTTCGCGTTGCCGGAGCCGAAGGTGGGTGTGGCGGCGCTGGCTGGCGGCCTGCTGCGCCTGCCGCGCCAGATCGGGCTCAAGCAGGCGATGGGGATGATCCTCACCGGTCGCCGTGTGGGGGCCGGGGAAGGGCAGAGTCTGGGCTTCGTCAATGAAGTGGTGTCGGCCGCCGAATTGATGGCGGCGGCGCGGCGCTGGGCAGGGCTGATCCTGGAGTGCAGCCCGATGTCGATCCGGGCGTCGAAGGAAGTGGTGCAGGGCGGGCTCGCCACTGCGTCGCTCGCCGAGGCTGACAAGCAACAGAATCGTGGCCCCGCCGTGGCCGCTTTGTTCAAATCTGCTGATCTGCGGGAAGGGCCGCTGGCCTTCGCGCAGAAACGCAAGCCGAACTGGAAGGGGCGCTAG
- a CDS encoding cytochrome P450 has protein sequence MNSIASIDLPHVVPDHVPPHLVYEFDIYGDKRINQDVQGSYVEAMKAAPDIFWTPLNGGHWMVKGFDAIQSVVTDPEHFSVREMQIPRVENPPFFIPLSLDPPENLPFRRAMTPMFGPVAIKAMEPHIREWAAKIIDTVADKGACDFQADVAKLFPVSVFMELMGMDLSRLQEFRHLAEEFFDSQNDAEALARLSAQILGILKELIEEKRSNPDGKLMSHFITVDLDGRTMTDDEILAMSFVLFLGGMDTVTNVTGFAYQQLAQMPELQARLAADPSQIPAFADEAVRLFGVVNTPRLVVKDIDIGEAWFREGEMVLCILCAGSRDPSKFDAPNLLDIDRKRVAHLTFSSGPHLCIGHVLGRAEIRILTEEWLKRVPSFNAVAGERHAFRIGTVMALENLPIEWKVKT, from the coding sequence ATGAACAGCATTGCCTCGATTGACCTGCCGCATGTGGTTCCCGACCATGTGCCGCCGCATCTGGTCTACGAATTCGATATTTATGGGGACAAGCGCATCAATCAGGATGTGCAGGGCAGCTATGTCGAGGCGATGAAGGCTGCACCTGATATCTTTTGGACACCGCTGAATGGCGGGCACTGGATGGTGAAGGGCTTTGACGCGATCCAGAGCGTCGTCACCGATCCGGAGCATTTCTCGGTCCGTGAGATGCAGATTCCGCGTGTCGAAAATCCGCCCTTCTTCATTCCGCTCAGCCTTGATCCGCCGGAAAATCTGCCCTTCCGCCGCGCGATGACGCCGATGTTCGGTCCGGTCGCGATCAAGGCGATGGAGCCGCATATTCGCGAATGGGCGGCGAAGATCATCGATACGGTCGCTGACAAGGGTGCCTGCGATTTCCAGGCCGACGTCGCCAAGCTGTTTCCGGTGTCGGTGTTCATGGAACTGATGGGCATGGACCTGTCGCGACTTCAGGAATTCCGCCATCTGGCCGAGGAATTTTTCGACAGCCAGAATGATGCCGAAGCATTGGCACGGCTCTCCGCGCAGATCCTGGGCATTTTGAAGGAGTTGATCGAGGAAAAGCGGTCCAATCCAGATGGCAAGCTGATGAGCCATTTCATCACCGTTGATCTGGATGGCCGCACCATGACGGACGATGAAATCCTGGCGATGAGCTTCGTGCTTTTCCTGGGCGGCATGGATACGGTGACCAATGTGACCGGCTTTGCTTATCAGCAACTGGCGCAGATGCCCGAATTGCAGGCACGCCTTGCAGCCGATCCGTCGCAGATTCCGGCTTTCGCGGATGAGGCGGTGCGGCTTTTCGGCGTGGTGAACACCCCGCGTCTGGTGGTCAAGGATATCGATATTGGCGAGGCCTGGTTCCGCGAGGGAGAGATGGTGCTGTGCATCCTCTGCGCGGGCAGTCGCGATCCGTCCAAGTTCGATGCGCCCAATCTGCTCGACATCGACCGCAAGCGGGTCGCGCATCTGACTTTTTCTTCGGGGCCGCATCTGTGCATCGGCCATGTGCTGGGGCGGGCGGAAATCCGCATCCTGACCGAGGAATGGCTGAAGCGGGTTCCGTCCTTCAACGCTGTCGCGGGTGAGCGTCATGCCTTCCGTATCGGTACGGTGATGGCGCTCGAGAATCTTCCGATAGAATGGAAGGTCAAAACCTAA
- a CDS encoding acyl-CoA dehydrogenase family protein, with translation MDIAWSPQDQAFREEIRAFLDENLTDEIRESGRLMTSVYADHDRSMAWQRILNERGWAAPAWPRRHGGAEWSVAQRYIYSVERVRAGAPPVSPMGIQMCGPAIIGHGTEEQKAFYLPRMLSGEHFWCQGYSEPGAGSDLAALQMRAEEDGNDLICNGQKIWNTHADIANWGFFLVRTGKYDRPQKGITFLLIDMATPGVTVRPIISPSGEHIQNEIFLDNVRVPKTNVIGQIDQGWTVAKYLLEFERGGVAYAPELQVRLDAIEVAAGQVAGDVCDTLADDPAFATRIAAARIEIGALEIFEFRAMSAEARGESPGASASIMKIRGTELQQLMTELGLLVAGRYGMAYQPQAGCPGGPVSFPHGQGGFVGPREAAIAPLRYLNERAGTIYAGSNEIQRNILAKVLGL, from the coding sequence ATGGATATCGCATGGTCGCCGCAGGATCAGGCCTTTCGCGAGGAAATCCGCGCTTTCCTCGATGAGAATCTGACCGACGAAATCCGCGAATCCGGCAGGCTGATGACCAGCGTCTATGCCGATCATGATCGGTCCATGGCCTGGCAGCGCATCCTGAATGAACGTGGATGGGCCGCGCCCGCCTGGCCCAGACGCCATGGCGGCGCTGAATGGAGCGTGGCGCAGCGCTATATCTATTCGGTCGAGCGGGTCCGTGCGGGCGCGCCGCCGGTGTCGCCCATGGGCATCCAGATGTGCGGCCCGGCGATCATCGGTCATGGTACGGAGGAGCAGAAGGCTTTCTATCTGCCGCGCATGCTGTCGGGCGAGCATTTCTGGTGTCAGGGCTATTCGGAGCCGGGCGCGGGGTCGGACCTCGCTGCGCTCCAGATGCGCGCCGAGGAGGATGGCAATGATCTGATCTGCAACGGGCAGAAGATCTGGAACACCCATGCCGATATCGCGAACTGGGGTTTCTTTCTGGTGCGCACCGGCAAATATGACCGGCCGCAAAAGGGCATTACTTTCCTGCTGATCGACATGGCGACGCCGGGCGTCACTGTACGGCCGATCATTTCGCCCTCGGGCGAGCATATCCAGAATGAGATTTTCCTCGACAATGTCCGCGTGCCCAAGACGAATGTCATCGGGCAGATCGATCAGGGCTGGACGGTCGCCAAATATCTGCTGGAGTTTGAGCGCGGTGGGGTAGCCTATGCGCCGGAATTGCAGGTCCGGCTCGACGCGATCGAGGTGGCGGCAGGGCAAGTTGCGGGCGATGTCTGCGACACGCTGGCCGACGATCCCGCCTTCGCCACCCGGATCGCGGCGGCGCGGATTGAGATCGGTGCGCTGGAGATTTTCGAATTCCGCGCCATGTCGGCGGAGGCTCGGGGAGAATCGCCCGGTGCGTCGGCCTCGATCATGAAGATACGCGGCACCGAATTGCAGCAGTTGATGACGGAACTTGGCCTTCTGGTCGCCGGGCGCTATGGCATGGCCTATCAGCCGCAGGCCGGCTGTCCGGGCGGGCCGGTGTCCTTTCCGCATGGTCAGGGTGGCTTTGTCGGACCGCGCGAGGCTGCGATTGCACCGCTGCGCTATCTGAACGAGCGGGCGGGGACTATCTACGCTGGATCAAACGAGATTCAACGCAATATTCTGGCCAAGGTGCTGGGGCTTTAA
- a CDS encoding acyl-CoA dehydrogenase family protein encodes MEIALTPAERAFRQEARRFFAVDYPQDILAKLRGGDRLTRADHVRSQQALQSRGWLGIGWPRENGGPGWTPVERYLFEQELEQAGAPNIIPMAIIYIGPIICAFGTDAQKALWLDDILQSRAMWAQGYSEPESGSDLASLRMTAVRDGDDYILDGTKIWTSGAHWADWIFCLTRTSREERKQDGISMICVPMGASGIRIEPIISIDGSHELNRVTFDQVRTSVAHRIGEEGKGWHYANVLLASERVSYAHVGRKKADLAALRVKAAMMPGDAAPTMLDEPRFAARLAALDMEVAVIEISVLRALTTQMDPAMVSSLKIACTEVAQKITELWLELAARYRSPRLDRGQEGWADVLPPQMRFGVPETASYLFERAQTIYGGATEVQKNIIWRQLARADALP; translated from the coding sequence ATGGAGATCGCCCTCACGCCAGCGGAGCGCGCCTTTCGGCAAGAGGCGCGCCGCTTCTTCGCTGTCGACTATCCGCAGGACATATTGGCGAAGCTGCGCGGCGGCGACCGGCTGACCCGCGCCGACCATGTCCGCTCGCAACAGGCGCTGCAATCGCGGGGTTGGTTAGGCATTGGCTGGCCCAGGGAGAATGGCGGGCCGGGCTGGACGCCGGTGGAGCGCTATCTGTTCGAGCAGGAACTGGAACAGGCGGGCGCGCCCAATATCATCCCGATGGCGATCATCTATATCGGTCCCATCATCTGCGCCTTTGGCACCGATGCGCAGAAGGCGCTGTGGCTGGACGATATTTTGCAATCGCGCGCCATGTGGGCGCAGGGCTATTCGGAGCCGGAGTCGGGGTCCGACCTCGCCTCTCTGCGCATGACGGCGGTGCGCGATGGCGACGACTATATATTGGACGGTACCAAGATCTGGACCAGCGGCGCGCATTGGGCGGACTGGATCTTCTGCCTGACCCGCACGTCGCGGGAGGAGCGCAAGCAGGACGGCATTTCGATGATCTGTGTGCCGATGGGCGCGTCGGGTATCCGGATCGAGCCGATCATCTCCATCGACGGTTCGCACGAGCTCAATCGCGTGACCTTCGATCAGGTGCGCACCTCTGTTGCCCATCGCATCGGGGAGGAAGGCAAGGGCTGGCATTATGCCAATGTGCTGCTGGCGTCCGAGCGTGTGTCCTATGCCCATGTCGGCCGCAAGAAGGCGGACCTTGCTGCTCTCCGCGTCAAGGCGGCGATGATGCCGGGCGATGCCGCGCCGACCATGCTGGACGAGCCGCGCTTCGCCGCCCGCCTTGCCGCGCTGGACATGGAGGTGGCGGTGATCGAGATTTCGGTGCTGCGCGCGCTCACGACGCAGATGGACCCGGCCATGGTGTCCTCGCTGAAGATCGCCTGCACGGAAGTCGCGCAGAAGATCACCGAACTCTGGCTGGAACTGGCGGCGCGCTATCGCTCGCCCCGGCTCGACCGCGGGCAGGAGGGCTGGGCCGATGTCTTGCCGCCGCAGATGCGCTTTGGCGTGCCCGAGACGGCCTCCTATCTGTTTGAGCGGGCGCAGACCATCTATGGTGGCGCTACCGAGGTGCAGAAGAATATCATCTGGCGGCAGCTCGCTCGCGCCGATGCGTTGCCTTGA
- a CDS encoding acyl-CoA synthetase has translation MAALLHPAQVAAERPDHPAYVMASSGKAVSYAELEARSNRIAQWLRREGLKAGDTIAIVAENHEGLFPLVWAAQRSGLYYVLASTGLSAGDLAYIVNDSDAAMLVATVKYEALAGEAAPLIEQASIHLLEQIEARDDLPATPIADESCGIDMLYSSGTTGRPKGVRREIEPGLPIGTLSALDHLAAQTYSFTADTRYLSPAPLYHAAPLRWSMSVQRLGGTVYVMDRFDAEAALGLIERFSIDASQWVPTHFVRMLQLPEEVRARYDISSMQVAIHAAAPCPMAIKEQMIDWWGPVLYEYYSGTESSGFTAINSAEWLAHKGSVGRALVGEVRICDEAGEPLPIGEIGEVFFANGLPFSYHKDPAKTAAATNRHGWTTLGDVGRLDAEGYLYLTDRRNFMIISGGVNIYPQEIENWLITHPAVRDVAVFGAPDPDMGERVVAVVEPRDGVRTDEALARELIDFARGKLGPIKAPKAVDFMESLPRQPTGKLYKRLLRDRYWAVEPKGGQ, from the coding sequence ATGGCGGCGCTGTTGCATCCTGCCCAAGTGGCGGCGGAACGGCCGGATCATCCGGCCTATGTGATGGCGTCGTCGGGCAAGGCGGTCAGCTATGCGGAGCTGGAGGCGCGGTCCAACCGGATCGCCCAGTGGCTGCGGCGCGAGGGGCTCAAGGCCGGAGACACTATCGCCATTGTCGCGGAAAATCATGAGGGGCTGTTTCCGCTGGTCTGGGCGGCGCAGCGGTCGGGACTTTATTATGTGCTGGCCTCGACCGGGCTGTCGGCGGGGGACCTGGCCTATATCGTCAATGACAGCGACGCGGCGATGCTGGTTGCGACCGTCAAATATGAAGCGCTGGCGGGTGAAGCCGCGCCGCTGATCGAGCAGGCGTCGATTCATCTGCTGGAACAGATCGAGGCGCGAGACGACCTGCCTGCCACACCGATTGCCGATGAAAGCTGCGGCATCGACATGCTCTATTCCTCGGGCACGACGGGGCGGCCCAAGGGGGTGCGGCGGGAGATCGAGCCGGGCCTGCCGATTGGGACATTGTCCGCGCTCGACCATCTGGCGGCGCAGACTTACAGCTTTACCGCCGATACGCGCTATCTCTCACCCGCGCCGCTCTATCATGCCGCGCCCCTGCGCTGGTCCATGTCGGTGCAGCGGCTGGGCGGGACCGTTTATGTGATGGACAGGTTCGATGCGGAGGCGGCGCTGGGGCTGATCGAGCGCTTTTCCATCGATGCTTCGCAATGGGTGCCGACCCATTTCGTGCGGATGCTGCAACTGCCCGAAGAGGTGCGCGCCCGCTATGACATCTCGTCGATGCAGGTGGCGATCCATGCGGCGGCGCCCTGCCCGATGGCGATCAAGGAGCAGATGATCGACTGGTGGGGACCGGTTCTCTACGAATATTATTCGGGCACGGAGAGCAGCGGCTTCACCGCCATCAATTCTGCCGAATGGCTGGCGCATAAAGGGTCGGTCGGCCGCGCGCTGGTGGGCGAGGTCCGGATTTGCGACGAGGCTGGGGAGCCGCTGCCCATTGGCGAGATTGGCGAGGTGTTTTTCGCCAATGGCCTGCCCTTTTCCTATCATAAGGACCCCGCCAAGACGGCTGCGGCGACCAATCGCCATGGCTGGACGACGCTGGGCGATGTCGGGCGGCTGGATGCGGAGGGCTATCTCTACCTCACGGACCGCCGCAACTTCATGATCATTTCGGGCGGCGTGAACATCTACCCGCAGGAGATCGAAAATTGGCTGATCACCCATCCCGCCGTACGCGATGTGGCGGTGTTCGGCGCGCCCGACCCCGACATGGGCGAGCGGGTGGTCGCGGTGGTCGAACCGCGTGACGGGGTGCGGACGGATGAGGCATTGGCGCGCGAACTGATCGACTTTGCAAGGGGTAAGCTGGGGCCGATCAAGGCGCCCAAGGCCGTGGATTTCATGGAAAGCCTGCCGCGTCAGCCGACCGGCAAATTGTACAAGAGGCTGCTGCGCGACCGCTATTGGGCAGTGGAGCCTAAGGGAGGACAGTAG
- a CDS encoding nitronate monooxygenase family protein, with amino-acid sequence MMIKTRFTELFGVEHPIAQGGMQWVGTAELVSAVANAGALGFLTALTQPTPEALVKEIARTREMTDKPFGVNLTILPSITPPPYDEYRQAIIESGIKAVETAGYKPQEHVGAFKAAGVKVIHKCTAVRHALSAERMGVDAISIDGFECAGHPGEDDIPGLILIPAAADKVKVPMLASGGFGDGRGLVAALALGAEGINMGTRFCATVEAPIHDGIKQAIVENDERATELLFRSYRNTARVAKNSIAVEAVKIEREGNPFEAISHLVKGTRGREGLKLGDPEHGIWTAGMIQGLIHDVPTVKDLVDRIISDAEAIIDQRLGRLIGHNEVAA; translated from the coding sequence ATCATGATCAAGACACGTTTTACTGAGCTGTTCGGCGTCGAACACCCGATCGCGCAGGGCGGCATGCAGTGGGTGGGCACCGCCGAGCTGGTGTCCGCCGTCGCCAATGCCGGGGCTCTTGGCTTCCTGACCGCGCTGACGCAGCCCACTCCTGAAGCATTGGTCAAGGAAATCGCGCGTACCCGCGAGATGACCGACAAGCCGTTCGGCGTGAATCTCACCATCCTGCCGTCGATCACCCCGCCGCCCTATGACGAATATCGGCAGGCGATCATCGAAAGCGGGATCAAGGCGGTGGAAACCGCCGGTTACAAGCCGCAGGAGCATGTTGGCGCCTTCAAGGCGGCGGGGGTCAAGGTCATCCACAAATGCACCGCTGTCCGCCACGCGCTGTCGGCCGAGCGCATGGGCGTGGACGCCATCTCCATCGACGGCTTCGAATGTGCGGGGCATCCGGGCGAGGATGATATTCCGGGCTTGATCTTGATCCCGGCCGCAGCCGACAAGGTGAAGGTGCCGATGCTGGCTTCCGGGGGCTTTGGTGACGGTCGCGGTCTGGTGGCGGCGCTGGCGCTGGGCGCGGAGGGCATCAACATGGGCACGCGTTTCTGCGCCACGGTGGAAGCGCCGATCCATGACGGCATCAAGCAGGCGATCGTCGAAAATGACGAGCGGGCGACCGAGCTGCTGTTCCGCAGCTATCGCAACACCGCGCGCGTCGCCAAGAACAGCATCGCGGTCGAGGCAGTGAAGATCGAGCGGGAAGGCAATCCGTTCGAGGCGATCTCGCATCTGGTCAAGGGCACGCGCGGCCGCGAAGGCTTGAAGCTGGGCGATCCTGAGCATGGCATCTGGACCGCTGGCATGATCCAGGGGCTGATCCATGATGTGCCCACGGTCAAGGATCTGGTCGACCGCATCATATCCGATGCCGAGGCGATCATCGATCAGCGCCTCGGTCGCCTGATCGGCCACAATGAGGTGGCGGCCTGA
- a CDS encoding acyl-CoA dehydrogenase family protein, translating to MDFNLTSEQEQLRDSLRAFLADRNDFETRTKVSRSEPGWRESLWRAFADELGILGAPLPESAGGLNGDAVDTMVIMEELGGSLVIEPYLESVVIAGGLLRGRDADLARIVTGDARFAFAWAEASSRYRFESVATKAVRDGDGWLLSGDKAVVMAAPWATDLIVTARTAGVPGDKEGVSLFLVDPKAAGVVLTAYPTIDGRQAADIRFDGVKLSADALIGPEHDALPLIEKVGDAAIAALAAEAVGVMRQLVQDTIDYTKQRRQFGQPISSFQALQHRMVDMVMQLELATSAVYLATLSLDADPVERAKAASTAKVAVGNALRFVGQNAVQLHGGMGMTDELAVGHYFKRATVIESEFGSVDYHLARYVALGKAA from the coding sequence ATGGATTTCAACCTGACCAGCGAGCAGGAACAGCTGCGCGACAGCCTGCGGGCCTTCCTGGCGGATCGCAATGATTTCGAGACGCGGACCAAGGTCAGCCGCAGCGAGCCGGGCTGGCGCGAATCCCTGTGGCGCGCCTTTGCCGACGAGCTGGGCATATTGGGCGCGCCGCTGCCGGAAAGCGCGGGCGGCCTCAATGGCGATGCCGTTGATACCATGGTCATCATGGAGGAGCTGGGCGGCAGTCTGGTGATCGAACCCTATCTGGAAAGCGTGGTGATTGCCGGCGGGCTGCTGAGGGGCCGCGACGCTGACCTCGCGCGGATCGTGACGGGAGATGCGCGCTTCGCCTTCGCCTGGGCGGAGGCGAGCAGCCGTTACCGCTTCGAAAGCGTGGCGACCAAGGCGGTGCGCGACGGTGATGGCTGGCTCCTGTCGGGGGACAAGGCGGTGGTGATGGCCGCGCCCTGGGCGACCGATCTGATCGTCACCGCGCGGACGGCGGGCGTACCCGGCGACAAGGAGGGCGTGTCGCTGTTCCTGGTCGATCCCAAGGCGGCGGGTGTTGTCCTCACAGCCTATCCGACCATCGACGGGCGGCAGGCGGCGGATATCCGCTTTGACGGGGTCAAGCTGTCGGCTGATGCGCTGATCGGTCCCGAACATGACGCGCTGCCGCTGATCGAGAAGGTCGGCGACGCGGCGATCGCGGCGCTGGCGGCCGAGGCTGTCGGGGTGATGCGGCAGCTGGTGCAGGACACGATCGACTACACCAAGCAGCGGCGCCAGTTCGGCCAGCCCATTTCCAGCTTCCAGGCGCTTCAGCACCGCATGGTCGACATGGTTATGCAGCTCGAACTGGCGACCTCGGCCGTCTATCTGGCGACCCTGAGCCTCGACGCCGATCCGGTCGAGCGGGCCAAGGCGGCCTCCACGGCCAAGGTCGCGGTCGGCAATGCGCTGCGCTTCGTCGGCCAGAATGCGGTGCAGCTGCATGGCGGCATGGGCATGACCGACGAACTGGCGGTCGGCCATTATTTCAAGCGCGCCACCGTCATCGAAAGCGAGTTCGGCAGCGTCGACTATCATCTCGCCCGCTATGTGGCGCTTGGGAAAGCCGCCTGA